The proteins below come from a single Chitinophaga pinensis DSM 2588 genomic window:
- a CDS encoding RagB/SusD family nutrient uptake outer membrane protein, translating into MLQLSIHKKIIAGLLLTGCTFSACRKLVEIGPPVNQVGLDQSFESDATATSAVLGIYNASNTRSFILPATVLPGLSANEVQNNVSSPAYDEFKQNAITITNSNIANLLWYYPYYTVSQTNAMMEGIERSGSLSPAVKNQLLGEAKTWRAFVLFHLVNYYGAVPLPLTDDPIGNATLARTPATQVWQRIITDLKDAVALLSDTYPSVLRARINRQTANALLARAYLYTKDWQNAEVTASAVIGSGIYSLSPDVNAAFVNTSNEIIWQLATLTGVSIYTSNTDAAGGSFAAASGTVPAFSLTDTLYNSLEEGDLRKTSWVTPTVIGGTNYKVMTKYKLRVLPSGTTTGNEFNVVLRLAEQYLIRAEARAQLSNLGGAIADADTIRRRAGLPMLDDNLSQQQVLLAIEKERKAELFGEWGHRWFDLKRTPSVVSPADKTRADDVIGGMRPATWNVTDILYPIPDAQRTANPALTQNLGY; encoded by the coding sequence ATGCTACAGCTTTCAATACATAAGAAAATTATTGCCGGTCTGTTACTGACCGGATGTACATTCAGCGCCTGCCGTAAACTGGTGGAGATTGGTCCGCCGGTAAACCAGGTAGGTCTTGACCAGAGCTTTGAATCTGATGCAACCGCGACCAGTGCCGTACTCGGTATCTACAATGCGAGCAATACACGCTCCTTTATTTTACCAGCCACCGTATTGCCAGGATTATCTGCCAATGAGGTCCAGAATAACGTGTCTTCCCCTGCTTATGACGAGTTTAAGCAAAATGCCATCACGATCACCAACAGCAATATTGCCAATCTGCTCTGGTATTACCCTTACTATACCGTCTCACAGACCAATGCGATGATGGAGGGTATAGAAAGAAGTGGTTCACTCTCACCCGCTGTGAAGAACCAGCTGCTGGGAGAAGCGAAAACCTGGAGAGCTTTTGTTCTCTTTCACCTGGTAAACTATTACGGAGCCGTTCCGCTGCCACTGACTGACGATCCTATTGGTAACGCCACGCTGGCAAGGACGCCTGCCACACAGGTATGGCAACGTATCATTACGGACCTTAAAGACGCGGTTGCCCTATTAAGTGATACCTATCCAAGTGTACTGAGAGCACGCATAAACCGTCAGACGGCCAACGCTTTACTGGCAAGGGCTTATCTCTATACAAAAGACTGGCAGAATGCTGAAGTGACTGCCAGTGCGGTGATAGGTTCCGGTATCTACAGCCTGAGTCCTGATGTGAATGCAGCGTTTGTCAATACAAGTAATGAAATTATCTGGCAGCTGGCCACCCTGACCGGCGTTTCAATCTATACGAGCAATACGGATGCTGCCGGCGGAAGTTTTGCAGCTGCCAGTGGTACCGTACCAGCATTCAGTCTGACAGACACCCTGTACAACAGTCTGGAAGAAGGCGACCTGCGTAAAACCAGCTGGGTAACTCCTACCGTCATCGGAGGTACTAACTACAAAGTGATGACCAAGTATAAGCTCCGCGTATTGCCATCCGGCACTACTACCGGTAATGAGTTCAACGTTGTACTCCGTCTTGCCGAGCAATACCTGATCAGGGCAGAAGCGCGTGCACAGCTCAGTAACCTGGGTGGCGCTATTGCAGATGCTGATACGATCCGCAGAAGAGCAGGTTTGCCGATGCTGGACGATAACCTCTCCCAGCAGCAGGTACTGCTGGCCATCGAAAAGGAAAGAAAAGCAGAACTCTTCGGAGAATGGGGACACAGATGGTTTGACCTGAAACGTACACCGAGTGTTGTCAGTCCGGCGGATAAAACCCGTGCAGACGATGTCATCGGAGGTATGCGTCCTGCCACCTGGAACGTGACAGACATCCTGTACCCGATACCGGATGCACAGCGCACGGCCAATCCTGCATTAACACAAAACCTGGGATACTAA
- a CDS encoding redoxin domain-containing protein, producing MRKTIPVLLSAVLATGIQSAYAQKKPAADTLTKHYQTLLKGNDADRSQLESEMYALLKTKKEENWITASNFVYQLKKANVSDSIRKAAEKRFPGGILERNNAVQSIYDEKDPVNKEQLLSAWIKKYPPKKFGPDRIIYDYARNAVGMAYTEAGNLPKALEYANSIESPFWKGQAWAGTAGILIKQGHYAEAKTLLRKAVDNAWEFKTTRKNETGAGFAAIGYPGYLSSYVACLYEEKQYDSALIYIRRAEKAEDPVRPSVIEMYAKILLSKGDYDTAYTKLSNLAGRGLLNPITRKQLEEAYTKVRGVSGFQPYLDSLKGHLNSNIEEEMAKQIIKQPAPNFTLKDVDGNTVSLADLKGKTVVLDFWATWCGPCKASFPSMKKAMEKYKDDPNVKFLFVHTWEKEENAAVSAKKFITQNNYPFQVLMDLKDPNTGENKVVSSYEVKGIPTKFVIDKNGDIRFRFTGFTAGEDAAVSEVAAMINLANK from the coding sequence ATGAGAAAAACAATTCCCGTATTACTCAGTGCTGTACTGGCTACAGGCATACAAAGCGCCTATGCCCAGAAAAAACCCGCAGCAGACACACTTACAAAGCATTACCAGACCTTGCTGAAAGGCAATGACGCTGATCGCTCCCAACTGGAAAGCGAGATGTACGCCCTGCTAAAAACAAAAAAGGAAGAAAACTGGATTACAGCCTCAAATTTCGTCTATCAGCTGAAAAAGGCTAATGTATCCGACTCTATCCGTAAAGCAGCTGAAAAACGCTTCCCAGGGGGTATTCTTGAGCGTAATAACGCGGTGCAGTCCATTTATGATGAGAAAGACCCGGTCAATAAAGAACAGCTCTTATCCGCCTGGATCAAAAAGTATCCGCCTAAGAAGTTCGGTCCGGACAGGATCATATATGACTATGCCCGCAATGCCGTAGGTATGGCCTACACTGAAGCCGGTAATCTTCCGAAGGCGCTGGAATACGCCAACAGCATAGAATCCCCTTTCTGGAAAGGACAGGCATGGGCTGGTACCGCCGGAATACTCATCAAGCAGGGACATTATGCGGAGGCTAAAACGCTGCTGAGAAAAGCGGTGGATAATGCCTGGGAGTTTAAAACGACCAGGAAAAATGAAACAGGCGCCGGATTTGCTGCTATAGGCTATCCGGGATATCTGAGCTCCTATGTGGCATGTCTGTATGAGGAGAAACAATATGACTCTGCCCTGATCTACATCAGGCGTGCTGAGAAAGCAGAAGATCCGGTTCGGCCTTCCGTCATTGAGATGTATGCAAAGATCCTGCTGAGCAAAGGCGATTATGACACCGCTTATACCAAACTCAGTAACCTGGCAGGCCGCGGTTTACTTAACCCGATCACCAGAAAACAACTGGAAGAAGCCTATACCAAAGTAAGGGGTGTGAGCGGCTTTCAGCCCTACCTGGATTCCCTGAAAGGACATCTGAACAGTAATATAGAAGAAGAAATGGCTAAACAGATCATCAAACAGCCAGCACCTAATTTTACGCTCAAAGATGTAGATGGTAATACCGTTTCGCTGGCTGACCTGAAAGGGAAAACTGTTGTCCTCGACTTCTGGGCTACCTGGTGTGGTCCCTGCAAAGCCTCCTTCCCTTCTATGAAAAAAGCCATGGAGAAGTACAAGGATGATCCGAATGTAAAATTCCTCTTTGTGCATACCTGGGAGAAAGAAGAAAATGCGGCTGTCAGCGCAAAGAAATTTATCACACAGAATAACTATCCGTTTCAGGTACTGATGGACCTGAAAGACCCGAATACAGGAGAAAACAAAGTGGTAAGCAGTTACGAGGTAAAGGGCATTCCTACCAAGTTCGTGATTGACAAAAACGGAGATATCCGTTTCCGCTTTACCGGATTTACCGCCGGAGAAGATGCGGCGGTGAGTGAGGTTGCAGCGATGATTAATTTGGCGAATAAGTAA
- a CDS encoding response regulator has product MVRIFITDDHPIVREGLKNVLNATEGFAVTGTCSTGKETLEAFEKKEPDILLLDINLPDINGVELCAAVKKKHPDVYVIALSVHNEAPIINSILRQGASGYIQKNALSEIIVEAIQDVLKGGSYVCEQSREILRRQRGKGGLTQLPKMTRREKEILKLAAEGLTIAQIAEKLFISPYTVESHRKNLMDKFEVNSVAAAIKLAGQYGFL; this is encoded by the coding sequence ATGGTAAGGATATTTATCACCGATGATCACCCGATCGTACGGGAAGGACTGAAGAATGTATTGAATGCCACGGAAGGATTTGCTGTAACGGGTACCTGCTCCACCGGGAAAGAGACACTGGAAGCCTTCGAGAAGAAAGAACCTGATATTTTACTGCTGGATATTAATCTGCCGGATATCAATGGCGTAGAGTTGTGTGCAGCGGTAAAGAAGAAACACCCGGACGTATATGTGATTGCCCTGAGTGTGCATAATGAAGCGCCTATCATTAACAGTATTCTCCGGCAGGGGGCCAGTGGCTATATCCAGAAAAACGCTCTCAGCGAGATCATTGTGGAGGCTATACAGGATGTGCTAAAAGGAGGGAGTTATGTTTGTGAACAATCCAGGGAGATCCTGCGGCGTCAGCGTGGTAAAGGCGGACTGACACAACTGCCCAAAATGACCCGCAGGGAAAAGGAGATCCTGAAACTGGCGGCGGAAGGACTGACCATAGCACAGATAGCAGAGAAGCTGTTTATAAGTCCGTATACGGTGGAAAGTCACCGGAAGAACCTGATGGACAAGTTTGAAGTCAATAGTGTGGCGGCAGCTATCAAGCTGGCCGGGCAATATGGGTTTCTGTGA
- a CDS encoding sensor histidine kinase, whose product MIRIYIILTLCHIFFFGNTYAQRGADTLEAALKRPGLEKGERIFLMTKYGSVLFFRDEKAAAFRVFQEQLLQARNMPDGRYAAYTYGIRAMSRRIDDQINAAHKDLDSATMYIAHTKDMRMKGYIEYCRGWMQNRDNQAGEAVKSFISGLRLLEAAETDDYKGAIYNELYSIYAEWNDYKTQEKYARLNLVLAAKTRNPNTIFNAYRMMGTTFESLYRLDTTSTRPLDSAYHYYTRALHVYEKNRPNMESASDYAFIAMNLANIFTQFIDYQQRDSALLYTRKGLEDALKSKQYTFAADAYTILSQFAEEDQDYKSAQQLMVQALSYIQQETLYDNRTLFTIFRRLSGLAERDNNYVDALHYYREYLKVYQDVYDAEKMSTGKRLEAQYEAEKKEKLLAFMQLDAARKAGEIDRLHFQDEQRAQQLAFMELQGEKNRQQLSLAQLRAQQKEQELSIAHMRARQRDQELKSIQQKMLYNRRLNTVYTLLILASLAALGLMIYAYRERSKSMRQQSRMHHLEIQRINKDNEITTLSAMLDGQENERARLARDLHDGLGGLLSGTKIELSGMLPMLGQDSQKSLLRKTLGRIDSAVSELRLVAHNLTPELLARQGLAAALCNYCENLSNDKLEITAQIVGVHAKMDHVKEIVVYRIVQELVNNVIKHAAASTMLVQLQQNGQQLFLTVEDDGKGFDITKAGNSRSAGLLNIRSRVAYLKGDIQFHAAPGEGTAVEINFPIN is encoded by the coding sequence TTGATTCGTATATATATCATCCTGACGTTATGCCATATCTTTTTCTTTGGTAATACCTACGCACAGCGGGGTGCTGATACATTGGAAGCAGCCCTGAAACGTCCCGGACTGGAAAAAGGCGAACGTATTTTCCTGATGACAAAATATGGTTCTGTCCTGTTCTTCAGAGACGAGAAAGCTGCGGCTTTCCGCGTTTTCCAGGAACAGTTGTTACAGGCGCGTAATATGCCGGATGGCAGATATGCAGCCTATACATACGGTATCCGTGCCATGAGTCGTCGTATCGATGACCAGATCAATGCCGCTCACAAAGACCTGGACAGCGCCACCATGTACATCGCACATACCAAGGATATGCGTATGAAAGGCTACATAGAATATTGCAGGGGATGGATGCAGAACCGCGATAACCAGGCAGGAGAAGCCGTGAAGAGCTTTATCAGCGGACTCAGATTACTGGAAGCAGCAGAAACAGACGATTATAAAGGGGCGATCTATAACGAACTGTATAGCATCTACGCAGAATGGAATGACTATAAGACACAGGAGAAATACGCGCGTCTGAACCTTGTACTGGCAGCAAAGACCCGTAATCCCAATACGATCTTCAACGCTTACCGGATGATGGGAACCACCTTTGAATCCCTGTACCGGCTGGATACGACTTCCACAAGACCACTGGACTCCGCTTATCACTATTATACCCGCGCCCTGCATGTCTATGAGAAGAACAGGCCCAATATGGAGTCCGCTTCTGATTATGCCTTCATTGCCATGAATCTGGCGAATATATTCACACAGTTTATCGATTATCAGCAGCGGGATAGCGCACTGCTTTATACCCGGAAGGGGCTGGAAGATGCGTTGAAGAGCAAGCAATACACCTTTGCGGCAGATGCGTATACGATCCTGTCTCAATTCGCAGAAGAGGATCAGGACTATAAAAGTGCACAGCAGCTGATGGTACAGGCGCTCTCTTACATCCAGCAGGAAACCCTGTATGATAACCGGACACTTTTCACCATCTTCAGGAGATTATCCGGTCTGGCAGAACGGGATAACAACTATGTGGACGCCCTGCACTATTACCGGGAATACCTGAAAGTCTACCAGGATGTCTACGACGCAGAGAAGATGTCTACCGGTAAACGCCTGGAAGCCCAGTACGAAGCCGAGAAGAAAGAAAAACTACTGGCCTTTATGCAGCTGGATGCCGCGCGGAAGGCGGGAGAAATAGACAGACTGCATTTCCAGGATGAACAAAGAGCGCAGCAACTGGCTTTTATGGAATTGCAGGGCGAAAAGAACCGCCAGCAGTTATCACTGGCACAACTACGCGCCCAACAGAAAGAACAGGAATTGTCTATCGCGCATATGAGAGCCCGGCAACGTGACCAGGAACTCAAATCCATTCAGCAGAAAATGTTGTACAACCGTCGTCTTAATACCGTATATACATTGCTGATTCTAGCCAGTCTGGCCGCTCTCGGCCTGATGATATACGCCTACCGGGAACGCTCTAAAAGTATGCGTCAGCAGAGCAGGATGCATCACCTGGAAATACAACGGATCAATAAGGATAATGAGATTACTACTTTATCCGCTATGTTGGACGGACAGGAGAATGAACGCGCCAGACTGGCGAGGGATTTACATGATGGTCTCGGCGGACTCCTATCCGGTACTAAAATAGAGTTGTCCGGTATGTTGCCGATGCTGGGACAGGACAGCCAGAAAAGTCTGCTCAGAAAGACCCTGGGAAGGATCGATTCCGCCGTGTCGGAACTCCGCCTGGTAGCACATAACCTTACACCGGAACTGCTGGCCAGACAGGGATTGGCAGCTGCACTATGTAATTACTGCGAAAACCTGAGTAACGACAAACTGGAGATCACTGCCCAGATTGTAGGCGTACACGCTAAAATGGACCATGTAAAGGAGATTGTGGTTTACCGTATCGTACAGGAACTGGTTAATAACGTCATCAAACACGCTGCTGCTTCTACTATGCTGGTGCAATTGCAGCAGAACGGTCAGCAGCTGTTCCTGACGGTGGAAGACGATGGAAAAGGATTTGATATCACGAAGGCGGGAAACTCACGTTCCGCCGGATTGCTCAATATACGCTCCCGCGTAGCTTACCTGAAGGGAGACATTCAGTTTCATGCTGCACCGGGTGAGGGAACGGCTGTAGAGATCAATTTTCCGATTAATTAA